Proteins encoded within one genomic window of Prosthecobacter fusiformis:
- a CDS encoding tetratricopeptide repeat protein, with translation MSDSDFSSASTHFARGRLLQTQHRLQDAIQSYKQALELDPEHTPSYVMLALCWLNDESTSANAVDAAERAVGLEPEDAFARGVLALTLNAKAKDGQTAMIKDALKHAEEAVGLDPDSDFAHAVTGRLHLRLRDYAKAEESARKALELDTESTMAAEVLSAALLMQKKDGDHKSLIEYQLQRDPNDDSAHTSAGWQALAEGDHKRANHHFMEALRLSPNSESARVGLVESFRARSAIYRLQLRFSHWMSQFTEGRQNMIMIGGFVAYRVVSTLLKGVSPLLSSLVIGAWLVFALWSHLARGFGSFFIVLDRFARQALRPREYWEGVVVGGLIFASLGSVIIGYALGVAESGYAALVFLLAAVANAAAFTNNHHLGRHVYAVAAGIAGFGALYVGTAIFSGINLPFAAELGVVALLTGVVISWLRPFRVLYA, from the coding sequence ATGTCCGATTCCGACTTCTCCAGCGCCAGCACCCACTTTGCCCGTGGCCGTCTTTTGCAAACGCAGCACCGGCTTCAGGATGCCATTCAGAGTTATAAACAGGCGCTGGAACTGGACCCTGAACACACTCCCAGTTATGTCATGCTGGCTCTATGCTGGCTAAATGATGAGAGTACTTCCGCCAATGCCGTGGATGCCGCCGAGCGTGCTGTCGGGCTGGAACCTGAGGATGCCTTTGCGCGGGGAGTACTGGCCCTTACCCTCAATGCCAAGGCCAAGGACGGCCAGACGGCGATGATCAAAGATGCACTGAAGCATGCTGAAGAAGCCGTGGGGCTTGACCCTGACAGCGACTTTGCTCATGCCGTCACAGGCCGCTTGCACCTGCGCCTGCGTGACTATGCCAAGGCGGAAGAGTCTGCCCGCAAAGCCCTGGAACTGGATACCGAGAGCACCATGGCTGCCGAAGTCCTGTCCGCCGCGCTGCTGATGCAGAAGAAAGATGGAGACCACAAGAGCCTCATCGAATACCAACTCCAGCGCGATCCCAATGATGACAGCGCCCACACCAGTGCAGGCTGGCAGGCTTTGGCGGAGGGAGATCACAAGCGCGCCAACCATCACTTCATGGAGGCCCTGCGCCTGAGCCCTAACAGCGAAAGCGCACGTGTAGGGCTAGTGGAATCCTTTCGCGCCCGCTCTGCCATCTACCGCCTGCAACTGCGCTTCTCTCATTGGATGAGCCAGTTCACGGAAGGGCGGCAGAACATGATCATGATCGGCGGCTTCGTGGCTTATAGGGTCGTCAGCACTTTGCTCAAGGGAGTATCACCGCTGTTGAGTTCACTGGTCATTGGTGCCTGGCTGGTCTTTGCCTTATGGTCACATCTGGCCCGGGGTTTCGGCTCCTTCTTCATTGTCTTGGACCGCTTTGCCAGGCAGGCGCTGCGGCCCCGTGAGTATTGGGAAGGCGTGGTGGTTGGAGGACTTATCTTTGCCTCACTCGGCAGTGTCATCATTGGTTATGCCTTAGGCGTGGCTGAGAGCGGATACGCAGCCCTGGTCTTCCTGCTGGCTGCTGTGGCGAATGCGGCGGCCTTCACGAACAACCATCACCTGGGCCGCCATGTCTATGCCGTTGCGGCAGGCATAGCAGGCTTCGGAGCACTCTATGTTGGCACAGCCATCTTCAGCGGCATCAATCTCCCCTTTGCAGCGGAGCTTGGCGTCGTTGCCTTATTGACCGGGGTGGTGATTAGCTGGTTGAGACCCTTTAGGGTGTTGTATGCATAA
- a CDS encoding DUF420 domain-containing protein: MTVYDLPKLYTIFNACALLHIILGLVLIKMSRQKGHIVCMTIALLFSTAFLGCYLYYHYTVGHVQFAGTGLSRPIYFTILFTHIPLAVVNVVLIIMTVIPALRRRFDKHRRMAKYSVPIWLYVSVTGIIIYLMCYVWYGPPIRS; this comes from the coding sequence ATGACTGTTTACGACCTGCCTAAGCTGTACACCATTTTTAACGCCTGCGCCCTGCTGCATATCATCCTCGGCCTGGTGCTGATCAAGATGAGTCGGCAAAAAGGCCATATCGTTTGCATGACGATTGCGCTGCTTTTCTCCACCGCATTTTTGGGCTGCTATCTGTATTATCATTACACAGTCGGGCATGTGCAGTTTGCCGGCACAGGGCTCTCCCGGCCCATTTATTTCACTATCCTATTCACCCACATCCCGCTCGCAGTGGTGAATGTAGTGCTCATCATCATGACCGTCATTCCGGCCCTTCGCCGACGTTTTGATAAACATAGGCGAATGGCCAAATATTCTGTTCCTATCTGGTTGTATGTCTCCGTCACCGGCATCATCATCTATCTGATGTGCTATGTCTGGTATGGCCCGCCGATCCGGTCATAA
- a CDS encoding phosphatase PAP2 family protein, with product MPWDLHLLQRINLHWTHPVLDWLMPAISAINAWVPLLALVVILVAWRGGRQGRLMLLCIGLAVGIGDGIVSNTLKKTVGRVRPRDAMSGLIVRDLGPGKPDFLRLFTTPVQSPSKPRRETRGKSFPSSHTVNMFALATVIALFHRRWGLLMYGLAASVAYSRLYVAAHWPSDIPPSAALGILIALATVWTVDRIRQRFSKQEMPLP from the coding sequence ATGCCCTGGGACCTCCATCTCCTTCAGCGCATCAACCTTCACTGGACCCACCCCGTCCTGGATTGGTTAATGCCCGCCATTTCCGCCATCAATGCCTGGGTTCCCCTCCTGGCTCTGGTGGTGATTCTCGTCGCGTGGCGCGGGGGTAGGCAGGGGCGTCTCATGCTCCTTTGCATCGGCCTCGCTGTGGGCATCGGGGATGGCATCGTCTCCAATACGCTCAAAAAAACTGTGGGTCGCGTTCGCCCTCGGGATGCCATGTCCGGCCTCATCGTCCGTGACCTCGGTCCCGGGAAGCCTGATTTTCTGCGCCTTTTCACCACCCCCGTCCAGTCCCCCAGCAAGCCCCGCCGAGAGACTCGCGGAAAATCGTTCCCCAGCAGTCACACGGTGAATATGTTTGCCCTCGCCACCGTGATCGCCCTCTTTCATCGCCGCTGGGGTCTTCTCATGTATGGCCTTGCCGCCTCGGTGGCGTATTCCCGTCTCTATGTCGCCGCCCACTGGCCCAGCGATATACCGCCCTCCGCCGCCCTCGGCATCCTCATCGCCCTCGCCACCGTCTGGACCGTGGACCGCATCCGCCAGCGATTCTCCAAGCAAGAGATGCCGCTCCCCTAG
- a CDS encoding DUF7133 domain-containing protein, protein MTTARILLPALLGLSLPLHAQTPEAVAGNEEVKKIMETRAGRGVMADDTPPTPPLEAVKLFTKRSDVAVDLMAAEPSVEQPLYVSWDSKGRMWVTQYRQYQFPAGLKIVSYDQHLRAKFDKIPQPPPRGEKGADKITVFEDTDGDGSFDKHTDVITGLNIASAALTGMGRIWVLNPPYLLSYADADQDGMPEGDPEVELSGFGLEDTHAVATSLMWGMDGWLYGANGSTTTGNVSSANSKNIRWEGQCIWRYQPKTKLFEIYAEGGGNTFSLDMDSKGRVFSGTNNGNTRGMHYEQGSYGIKGWGKHGPLTNPYAFGWFEHMNHEGDNKRFPQAYTIYEGGLLGSAYEGKIIAPNSLANVVYVSKLIPEGSTFRTKDEENLMSAPDRWFRPVWAGVGPDGGFYMADWYDTRLSHVSPVDDWHKTSGRIYRVRPASGAPKLKPFDLGKASSEELLSYLSHTNEWFRKQAALEIGWRGLSDLKEPLLALAQSSDAHALDALWTLDMLGAADDALVDSLLGAADPYVRRWAVKIIGEQRRSADALVRLAKSEKHIEVRAQILASAKRLGAMSALPLLWSAVGDEDSSGHIPLLAWWALESKAEKERASVFAFFKSDPAFLKTTVFRDHLARKLAQRYATAGGTENFESCADLLSLATDADTRANVIAGIAAAFEGAEMPPLPDTLSNALKDYLLKQSGGDLTLALRTGSKEALKQSLKVLGDAKASNAQRIAIAKTLAELGKPDAIAPMVAILKNKANTPSLKRGILQAAAKYDDKRLPETLLTGYETYIAGDKALREDALRVLAGRKEWALLLVSFVNEWKVPAKHFSIDTVRQLSLYKDPEIDAAIENHWKGLLVTGPTEAKSQEMARIKAVIKTGLGDADKGKLQFAGRCAICHKLFGEGNIIGPELTGYDRTNADFWLDNIFNPSLEIREGFGNYIVKLKNGQMLTGIMDAQDASGIVLKDIAGNKIPVKQAEIEKLEASPISLMPEALTTGMTDADLKDFFAYLMKL, encoded by the coding sequence ATGACCACCGCCCGTATTCTTCTCCCCGCCTTGCTCGGCTTATCGCTGCCCCTCCACGCCCAGACCCCAGAGGCAGTCGCTGGCAATGAAGAGGTCAAAAAGATCATGGAGACTCGCGCCGGTCGCGGTGTCATGGCCGATGACACCCCACCCACCCCACCTCTGGAGGCTGTCAAACTTTTCACCAAGCGCAGTGATGTCGCTGTGGATCTCATGGCCGCAGAACCCTCCGTGGAGCAGCCGCTTTATGTAAGCTGGGACTCCAAAGGCCGCATGTGGGTCACGCAGTATCGACAGTATCAATTTCCAGCCGGGTTAAAAATCGTCAGTTACGATCAGCACCTGCGCGCCAAATTTGACAAGATCCCCCAGCCACCCCCGCGTGGAGAAAAAGGTGCTGACAAGATCACGGTCTTCGAAGACACCGATGGCGACGGTTCTTTCGACAAGCATACGGACGTGATCACCGGCCTGAACATCGCCAGTGCCGCCCTCACAGGGATGGGCCGCATTTGGGTGCTCAATCCGCCTTACCTGCTCAGCTATGCCGATGCCGATCAGGACGGCATGCCTGAGGGTGACCCAGAAGTGGAACTCAGTGGCTTTGGTTTGGAGGATACCCACGCGGTGGCCACCAGCCTTATGTGGGGCATGGATGGCTGGCTTTATGGGGCCAACGGCAGCACCACCACAGGCAATGTCAGCAGCGCCAACAGTAAAAACATCCGCTGGGAAGGCCAGTGCATCTGGCGCTATCAGCCGAAAACCAAGCTCTTCGAAATCTATGCCGAAGGCGGTGGCAATACCTTCAGTCTGGATATGGACAGCAAGGGCCGCGTCTTCTCCGGCACCAATAACGGCAATACCCGCGGCATGCACTATGAGCAGGGCAGCTATGGCATCAAAGGCTGGGGTAAACATGGCCCCCTGACTAACCCTTATGCCTTTGGTTGGTTCGAGCACATGAACCATGAAGGGGATAACAAACGTTTCCCACAGGCCTATACCATTTATGAAGGCGGACTGCTTGGCAGTGCCTATGAGGGCAAAATCATCGCCCCCAATTCTCTCGCCAATGTGGTGTATGTCAGCAAGCTCATTCCTGAAGGCTCCACTTTCCGTACCAAGGATGAGGAAAACCTCATGAGTGCCCCCGACCGCTGGTTCCGTCCCGTCTGGGCCGGTGTCGGTCCCGATGGCGGATTCTACATGGCCGACTGGTATGATACCCGCCTCAGCCACGTCAGCCCAGTGGATGACTGGCACAAGACCAGTGGACGTATCTACCGCGTACGCCCTGCTTCTGGAGCACCCAAACTCAAGCCATTCGACCTTGGCAAAGCTTCTTCCGAGGAACTGCTCAGTTACCTCAGCCACACCAACGAATGGTTCCGCAAACAGGCCGCTCTTGAGATTGGCTGGCGCGGCCTCAGTGATCTCAAGGAGCCTCTTCTCGCGCTCGCCCAAAGCAGCGATGCCCACGCTCTCGACGCTTTGTGGACGTTGGACATGCTGGGTGCAGCGGATGATGCTTTGGTGGATTCATTGTTAGGCGCTGCCGATCCTTACGTGCGCCGCTGGGCCGTGAAGATCATCGGCGAGCAAAGGCGGAGTGCGGACGCCCTCGTCCGCCTGGCCAAAAGTGAAAAGCACATCGAAGTCCGCGCCCAGATACTCGCTTCCGCAAAACGTCTTGGTGCGATGTCCGCCCTGCCTCTTCTGTGGAGTGCAGTGGGTGATGAAGACTCCAGTGGTCACATCCCGCTCCTCGCCTGGTGGGCGCTCGAATCCAAAGCGGAGAAAGAGCGGGCCTCCGTATTCGCATTCTTTAAATCCGACCCGGCGTTCCTCAAGACCACTGTCTTCCGTGATCACCTGGCCCGCAAACTCGCCCAACGTTATGCCACGGCGGGCGGCACAGAAAACTTCGAGTCCTGTGCAGATCTTCTCTCCCTCGCCACCGATGCGGATACCCGAGCCAACGTCATCGCCGGCATTGCTGCCGCTTTTGAAGGAGCCGAAATGCCACCTCTGCCGGATACTCTGTCCAATGCTCTGAAGGATTATCTGCTTAAACAATCGGGTGGTGACCTCACGCTGGCTCTTCGGACCGGCAGCAAGGAAGCTCTGAAGCAAAGCCTCAAAGTTCTTGGAGATGCCAAGGCCTCGAATGCCCAGCGCATCGCCATTGCCAAAACCCTGGCCGAGCTAGGCAAACCGGATGCCATCGCGCCCATGGTCGCCATCCTGAAAAACAAGGCGAATACCCCTAGCCTCAAACGTGGCATTCTACAGGCTGCCGCCAAGTATGATGACAAGCGCCTGCCGGAAACTCTCCTCACTGGCTATGAGACATACATCGCCGGAGATAAGGCTCTTCGTGAAGATGCCCTGCGTGTGCTTGCCGGGCGCAAAGAGTGGGCGCTGCTGTTAGTCTCCTTCGTCAATGAATGGAAGGTTCCCGCCAAGCACTTCAGCATTGATACAGTGCGCCAGCTCAGTCTCTACAAGGATCCTGAGATTGATGCCGCCATTGAGAATCATTGGAAAGGCCTGCTCGTCACCGGTCCCACTGAAGCCAAGAGCCAGGAGATGGCCCGCATCAAGGCCGTCATCAAAACAGGCCTGGGCGATGCGGACAAAGGCAAGCTCCAGTTCGCCGGCCGCTGCGCCATCTGCCATAAGCTCTTTGGTGAGGGTAACATCATCGGCCCCGAGCTGACCGGTTATGACCGCACCAATGCCGACTTCTGGCTCGACAACATCTTCAACCCCAGCCTCGAAATTCGCGAAGGTTTTGGCAACTACATCGTCAAGCTCAAGAACGGCCAGATGCTCACCGGCATCATGGATGCCCAGGACGCCAGCGGCATCGTGTTGAAGGACATCGCTGGTAACAAAATACCCGTTAAGCAGGCCGAGATCGAAAAACTCGAAGCCTCCCCCATCTCCCTCATGCCCGAAGCCCTCACCACCGGCATGACTGATGCCGACCTCAAGGACTTCTTCGCCTATCTCATGAAGCTTTGA
- a CDS encoding ATP-binding protein yields MAQNLDALRLALQHSPDNVPLLLLYAAGCMEEMMHDEAEQAYTTALKSDASHPEARAGLAQVAFLQGRLSEAAVRAEQLISEKPDYAPGYLLLARILVTEGDMSRARSLYDKALSLNKSLSDPGLEKALQNIKPNDDETGGRKRAGVTSNGSFIEAPEEQEDDDGHPRGGAAFDLGLADFEKPKLNFSNVGGMDALKEEIRMKIIYPLQHADLFKAYDKKVGGGVLLYGPPGVGKTLISKATAGEIKANFIALGLHQILDMWIGNSEKNMHEVFELARQNAPCVLFFDEVDALAADRRDLRQSAGRNLINQFLSEMDGAESQNDGVLILGATNAPWHIDPAFRRPGRFDRTLFVPPPDEAGRAAIIDVMAQKKPIGELDPRALAKKTPDFSGADLKAVFDIATEDVLTEAMRNGKVVPLTTKDLIKAAGRHKPTTKAWFESAKNYAMYSNQSGFYDDVLKYLGLIKR; encoded by the coding sequence ATGGCCCAAAACCTTGATGCCCTCCGTCTGGCACTGCAACATTCCCCCGACAATGTGCCTTTGCTGCTCCTGTATGCAGCAGGCTGCATGGAAGAAATGATGCATGATGAAGCGGAGCAGGCCTATACCACCGCCCTGAAAAGTGATGCCTCCCATCCTGAAGCCCGGGCAGGCCTGGCCCAGGTGGCCTTTCTCCAAGGCCGTCTCTCTGAGGCTGCGGTGCGTGCCGAACAGCTCATCTCTGAAAAGCCCGACTACGCTCCTGGTTACCTCCTGCTGGCACGCATCCTGGTGACGGAGGGAGACATGAGCCGGGCACGGAGCCTCTACGACAAGGCCCTGTCCTTGAACAAATCACTCTCCGATCCCGGCCTGGAAAAAGCCCTTCAAAACATCAAGCCGAACGACGATGAAACCGGCGGTCGCAAACGCGCCGGGGTAACCTCCAATGGCAGTTTCATCGAAGCACCTGAAGAACAAGAAGATGATGACGGCCATCCTCGCGGTGGTGCCGCCTTCGACCTTGGTCTGGCCGACTTTGAAAAGCCCAAGCTGAACTTCTCCAACGTCGGCGGCATGGATGCATTGAAGGAGGAGATCCGCATGAAGATCATCTATCCGCTGCAACATGCGGACCTGTTCAAAGCCTATGATAAAAAGGTCGGCGGCGGTGTGCTTCTATACGGCCCGCCTGGAGTCGGCAAGACCCTCATCAGCAAAGCCACCGCAGGTGAGATCAAAGCGAACTTCATCGCCCTGGGACTGCATCAGATCCTGGACATGTGGATCGGTAACTCGGAGAAGAATATGCACGAGGTCTTCGAACTGGCCCGGCAGAACGCCCCCTGCGTCCTGTTCTTTGACGAGGTGGACGCCCTGGCTGCTGACCGTCGTGATCTGAGGCAAAGCGCAGGCCGCAACTTGATCAACCAGTTCCTCTCCGAGATGGATGGTGCGGAGTCCCAGAACGACGGTGTGCTTATCCTCGGTGCGACGAATGCCCCCTGGCATATTGACCCGGCCTTCCGCCGTCCGGGACGCTTCGACAGAACTCTCTTTGTGCCGCCACCGGATGAAGCCGGACGTGCTGCCATCATTGATGTAATGGCGCAAAAGAAACCCATCGGTGAGCTGGACCCTCGTGCCCTGGCCAAGAAGACACCGGACTTCTCAGGGGCTGATTTGAAGGCCGTCTTCGACATCGCCACCGAGGATGTTCTGACCGAGGCCATGCGCAATGGCAAAGTCGTACCCCTGACCACCAAGGATCTGATCAAAGCCGCAGGCCGCCATAAACCGACCACCAAGGCCTGGTTTGAGAGCGCCAAAAACTACGCCATGTATTCCAACCAGAGCGGCTTCTATGATGACGTGCTGAAGTACCTGGGTCTGATCAAACGCTAA
- a CDS encoding M28 family peptidase gives MRLLVLLCLTLSTAFAQTEADYLTSIRQLTFDGRRAGEGYFSADGSKMVFQSEREEGNPFYQIYLMDLETGDQERISPGMGKTTCAWIHPDGKRILFASTHTDPKSKELQDAEIKDRATSRVRKYSWDYDEHYDLWEYTLADKSLKNLTNTLGYDAEGAYSPDGRQMIFASNRAAYEKELSKEDTARLKVDKQYFMDIYIADADGQNVKQLTDAPGYDGGCFFSADGKRICWRRFTPKGDVAEVWTMNTDGSDPRQLTKLGAMSWAPYFHPSGEYLIFTTNLNGFANFELYIVDAASKHEPVRITTTDGFDGLPVFTPDGKKLSWTTGRTSNGQSQIFMADWNHEAALKSLGLSEITTPVQAATPATQPDFSATQGDITPADLRQHVTYLASDEMDGRLTGTPGEKLATQYVADVFKGIGLVPYGDEEWFDPFEFTAGVALGDGNRLTLAPAGKSLVTDKDWRPLSFSELGEVTPSDIVFAGYGIETPEEATSEDGKKMETYSSYAHLDVKDKWVLVLRYLPEGITQERRNELTRYASLRHKALVARQKGARGLIIASGPNSKVVGQLVPMSFDASLASSGLAAISVTDAVADDLLKPAGKTLKELQDKLDTGDLMGGIDCQGLKLSAQIDIRQEKKIGRNVIAVLPARDKPDPHVAPLIVCAHIDHLGSKGGNNSRAKGDEANMIHHGADDNASGVAGVIEIAQWLADQKKQGKIKLTRDVIFAAWSGEELGLLGSSHYVEVLAKMFKGDPNGKLTGMFAACLNMDMIGRFQKTLVLQGVGSSTWWPKEIEKRNAPIGLPITTQTDAYLPTDSTIFYQRGIPTLNAFTGSHEDYHKPSDTADKIDYENAAKITRLMGLISRGIATADTNPDFVAMEAPKNKDSRGGLRAYLGTIPDYAQGDTKGVKLSGVSPIGPAGKAGVKGGDIIIKLSGKDVLNIYDYTSLMGELKIGAETTITIIRDGKEQVLKITPGSRE, from the coding sequence ATGCGCTTGCTCGTCCTTCTCTGCCTGACCCTCTCCACCGCCTTCGCCCAGACGGAGGCGGATTATCTTACCAGCATCCGCCAGCTCACCTTCGATGGCCGCAGGGCAGGGGAAGGTTACTTCAGCGCCGATGGCAGCAAGATGGTCTTCCAGTCTGAGCGTGAGGAAGGAAACCCCTTCTATCAGATCTACCTCATGGACCTCGAGACAGGCGACCAGGAGCGCATCTCCCCCGGCATGGGCAAGACCACCTGCGCCTGGATCCATCCCGATGGAAAACGCATCCTCTTCGCCAGTACCCACACCGATCCTAAGTCCAAGGAACTTCAAGACGCCGAAATCAAGGACCGTGCCACCAGCCGCGTGCGCAAATACTCCTGGGACTACGATGAGCATTACGACCTCTGGGAATACACCTTGGCTGATAAAAGCCTCAAAAACCTCACAAACACACTCGGCTACGATGCCGAAGGCGCCTACTCCCCCGATGGCCGCCAGATGATCTTTGCCAGCAATCGCGCTGCCTATGAAAAGGAACTTTCCAAAGAAGACACCGCGCGGCTCAAGGTGGACAAGCAGTACTTCATGGACATCTACATTGCCGATGCCGATGGCCAGAATGTGAAGCAACTGACCGATGCCCCTGGTTATGATGGCGGCTGCTTTTTCAGTGCGGATGGCAAACGCATCTGCTGGCGGCGGTTTACGCCGAAAGGCGATGTCGCTGAAGTCTGGACCATGAATACCGATGGCAGCGACCCGCGCCAGCTCACCAAGCTCGGTGCCATGAGCTGGGCACCCTATTTTCATCCCAGTGGTGAATACCTCATCTTCACCACCAACCTCAACGGCTTCGCCAATTTCGAACTCTACATTGTCGATGCCGCTAGTAAGCACGAGCCTGTCCGCATCACCACCACGGACGGATTTGACGGCCTTCCCGTATTCACCCCCGATGGCAAAAAACTCTCCTGGACCACCGGTCGCACCAGCAATGGACAAAGCCAGATTTTCATGGCCGACTGGAATCATGAAGCCGCATTAAAATCCCTCGGTCTCTCCGAAATTACCACCCCAGTCCAAGCGGCCACGCCTGCCACCCAGCCAGATTTCTCGGCCACTCAGGGAGACATCACCCCTGCCGACCTTCGCCAGCACGTCACCTATCTGGCCAGTGATGAAATGGATGGCCGCCTCACCGGCACACCGGGGGAAAAACTGGCCACCCAGTACGTGGCGGATGTGTTCAAAGGCATCGGCCTCGTTCCTTATGGCGATGAAGAGTGGTTCGATCCCTTCGAATTCACGGCCGGTGTAGCCCTTGGCGATGGCAACCGCCTTACCCTCGCACCCGCAGGCAAAAGTCTCGTCACGGATAAAGACTGGCGTCCCCTGTCATTCTCTGAGTTAGGCGAGGTCACCCCCAGCGACATTGTCTTCGCCGGTTACGGCATTGAAACGCCAGAGGAGGCCACCAGCGAGGATGGCAAGAAGATGGAAACCTACAGTAGCTATGCCCATCTGGACGTGAAGGACAAATGGGTGCTCGTCCTCCGCTATCTGCCGGAAGGCATTACCCAGGAGCGCCGCAATGAGCTCACCCGTTACGCCAGCCTCCGGCACAAGGCCCTCGTCGCCCGCCAGAAAGGCGCACGCGGCCTCATCATCGCCAGCGGGCCTAACAGCAAGGTGGTCGGCCAGCTTGTCCCCATGTCTTTTGATGCCTCTCTCGCCAGCTCTGGCCTCGCCGCCATCAGTGTCACCGATGCCGTTGCCGATGACCTGCTCAAACCCGCAGGCAAGACCCTCAAAGAACTCCAGGACAAACTGGACACTGGCGACCTCATGGGCGGCATTGACTGCCAGGGGCTCAAGCTCAGTGCCCAAATTGACATCCGGCAAGAAAAGAAAATCGGCCGCAACGTCATCGCCGTCCTGCCCGCTCGCGATAAGCCAGATCCCCATGTCGCCCCGCTCATCGTCTGCGCCCACATTGACCACCTCGGCAGCAAGGGTGGCAATAACTCCCGCGCCAAAGGGGATGAAGCCAACATGATCCACCACGGTGCCGATGACAACGCCAGCGGTGTCGCCGGTGTCATCGAGATCGCCCAATGGCTCGCAGATCAGAAGAAGCAGGGGAAGATCAAACTCACCCGCGATGTCATCTTTGCCGCCTGGTCCGGTGAAGAACTCGGTTTGTTAGGCAGCAGTCATTATGTCGAGGTCCTGGCCAAAATGTTCAAGGGTGATCCCAATGGCAAGCTGACGGGCATGTTTGCTGCCTGCCTGAACATGGACATGATCGGCCGTTTCCAAAAGACCCTCGTCCTCCAGGGTGTCGGCTCCAGCACCTGGTGGCCCAAGGAAATCGAAAAACGCAATGCCCCCATTGGCCTCCCCATCACCACCCAGACCGATGCCTACCTGCCCACGGACAGCACCATCTTTTATCAACGTGGCATCCCCACATTGAATGCCTTCACTGGCAGCCATGAGGACTACCACAAGCCCAGCGATACCGCTGACAAGATTGATTATGAAAACGCCGCCAAGATCACCCGCCTCATGGGCCTCATCTCACGCGGCATCGCCACCGCCGATACCAACCCCGACTTCGTCGCCATGGAGGCCCCGAAGAACAAGGACAGCCGTGGCGGCCTCCGCGCCTACCTCGGCACTATCCCTGATTATGCCCAGGGCGATACCAAAGGCGTGAAACTCAGCGGCGTCTCCCCCATCGGCCCCGCTGGCAAAGCCGGCGTCAAAGGCGGCGACATCATCATCAAGCTTTCCGGCAAGGACGTCCTCAACATCTATGACTACACCTCCCTCATGGGCGAGCTAAAAATCGGTGCCGAGACCACCATCACCATCATCCGCGACGGCAAAGAACAAGTCCTCAAAATCACCCCCGGCTCCCGCGAATAA